The genomic stretch TATCGCAACCAAGTGGTCGCCGTCGTGGGTGGCGGCAATACCGCGGTCGAGGAGGCTTTGTATCTGTCCAACATTGCCCGGGAAGTGCACCTGATTCACCGTCGCGACAAGTTGCGTTCGGAAAAAATCCTCCAGGACAAATTGTTCGAAAAAGCCGCCAACGGCAATATCCGCCTGCACTGGAACCAGAACCTGGACGAAGTCCTCGGCGATGCCAGCGGCGTGACCGGCGCCCGCCTGCGGGACAGCCTGAGCGGGCAAACCCGTGAGCTGCCCCTGGCCGGAGTCTTCATTGCTATTGGCCACAAACCCAATACCGAGCTGTTCCAGGGCCAGTTACCGATGCATGATGGCTACTTGCGGGTCCAGGGCGGCAGTGAGGGCAATGCCACCGCCACCGCGATTGCCGGGGTGTTTGCCGCAGGCGACGTAGCCGACCATGTGTACCGCCAGGCAGTGACATCTGCCGGCGCGGGTTGCATGGCGGCGCTGGACGCTGAAAAATACCTCGACGACAACTGACCCGGATGATGAGCGGCAGCCCGGCGCTGCCGCTGCCCTCCCCTACTGCAAGCTGGATACCATGCTGACCTGGTTACAACGCGACTCCCTGAATTTCCCACCGCTGGAAAAAGCCATGCGCGAGCCCAACGGCTTGCTCGCCGCCGGTGGCGACCTGTCTGCCGATCGCCTGGTCCAAGCCTATCGCCACGGCTGCTTCCCCTGGTTTTCCGAAGGCCAGCCGATCCTGTGGTGGTCTCCCGATCCGCGCACGGTGTTGTTTCCCGACGAACTGCATATCTCGCGCAGCCTCGGCAAACTGCTGCGCCAGCAACGCTACCGAGTGACGTTCGACCAGGACTTCGCCGCCGTGATCAGCGCCTGCGCAGCGCCCCGGGACTATGCCGACGGTACCTGGATCACCGACGCCATGCAGGACGCCTACCGAGAGCTACACGCCCGCGGCCACGCCCACAGCGTGGAAGTCTGGGACCAGGACGTGCTGGTGGGCGGCCTGTACGGCCTAGCCATGGGCCAGTTGTTTTTCGGCGAGTCGATGTTCAGCCGCGCCGACAACGCCTCCAAGGTTGGCTTTGCCAGCCTGGTGCAGCACCTGCGGGAGGCCGGTTTTGTCCTCATCGACTGCCAGATGCCCACCGACCACCTGCACAGCCTGGGCGCCCGCTCGATTGCGCGCCGGGAGTTCGCCGATTATCTGGCCCGCCACCTCGATCAGCCCAACCGCGCCACATGGGTTTATCAGGCGACTTTGACGCCTGTGGCTTACACTTAATTGAACGGCTTACCCCCGAGGGTTGATCCATGACCGAGTTGGCGCGTCTCAAGTTTTATGCCACTCAGCCCCATTCTTGCAGCTATCTGCCAGAGGAGCAGGCGACCACGCTGTTCCTCGACCCTAGCCAGCCCATGGATGTGCATGTCTACGCAGACCTGTCGGAAATGGGTTTTCGGCGCAGCGGCGATCACCTGTACCGGCCCCATTGCCAGAACTGCAACGCGTGCGTGCCTGCGCGCATCCCCGTGGCGCAATTTACCCCCAACCGGCAGCAGAAACGCATTTTCAAGCGCAACGCCGACTTGCAGGTACGCCCGGCCAAACCAGGCTTCAGCGAAGAATACTTCGACCTTTACCAGCGCTACATCGAACAGCGGCATGCCGATGGCGACATGTACCCGCCCAGTCGCGATCAGTTTTCCACCTTCCTGGTGCGCGACCTGCCCTTTTCCCGGTTCTACGAGTTCCGCCTGGAAGGCCGGCTGCTGGCCATCGCCGTGACGGATCTGCTGCCCAATGGTTTATCCGCGGTCTACACCTTCTACGAGCCCGCAGAAGAGCGCCGCAGCCTGGGACGCTACGCGATCCTCTGGCAAATCGGCGAGGCCAGCCGCCTGGGGCTGGATGCGGTGTACCTGGGGTACTGGATCAAGAACTGCAAAAAAATGAACTACAAGACCCAATATCGCCCCATAGAGCTGCTGATTAACCAGCGCTGGGTGGTTCTGAACTAGGGTCAACCCTAAAGCCCTTGGCTTAAACCCCATTTTTCGGGCACAATGCACGCCGCTTTTGCCTGGCGCAGTTGCACCGGGCCATTCATTGGACACCGAGGGCTTTACTGCATGTCGAAAGAAGACAGCTTCGAAATGGAAGGCACTGTCGTCGACACCCTGCCCAACACCATGTTTCGTGTGGAGTTGGAAAATGGGCACGTCGTAACCGCGCATATTTCCGGCAAGATGCGCAAGAACTACATTCGTATTCTTACCGGTGACAAAGTGCGCGTCGAGCTGACGCCCTATGACTTGAGCAAAGGGCGCATCACTTACCGCGCTCGCTAATCAAGTCAATACAAAACGCCCGGTTTATGCCGGGCGTTTTTGTTTGTCTGTTGTTTGTGTAGATTGAGTACATATCCGTTTCTGCGGTTACGGCCGCCGGCGGGTTCGCTCTTACAGCCAGCCCTTTCAAGGTCTTTGATAAAATCCCCCAAAACTCCAGTCAGGGTGACGAAAGCGATGTGGGCAGAAGTTCTAGCGCGGTTTGAGAAAAAAACACCGGCCAGTGTCATGACCAGAGTGATACTGGAGCAGGCTGTTCCTGCCACATGGGTCGATCAGGTGTTCGAAGAACATCGTCAGCGGCAATACCCGCGTGAGCTTCTGTTCTCAACCATCGTTGAACTGATGTCCCTTGTTTCATTGGGCTTGCGACCATCGCTACATGCTGCTGCACGGCAGATGGAGGATCTTCCCGTCAGCTTGGCGGCGCTGTATGACAAGGTCAGCCGCACAGAACCTGCGCTGCTGCGCGCCCTGGTCACCGGCAGCGCAGAGCGCTTGGCCCCGACGATAAAAGAGCTGGGGCACTCAGCCATTTTGCCTGGCTGGCAACTGCGGGTCGTCGACGGCAATCACCTGCCTTCCAGCGAAAAACGCCTGGGCGCTTTGCGCCGTGAACGAGGGGCCGCCCGGCCTGGTTTTTCAGTAGTGGTTTACGACCCCGATCTGGATCAGGTCGTCGATCTTCAGCCCTGTGAAGATGCCTATGCCAGTGAGCGCGTCAGCGTTCTGCCGTTGCTGGAAAAAGCCTGTGCGGGGCAGCTGTGGATGGCTGATCGACTCTATTGCACGCTCCCCGTCATGGACGCCTGCGAAGAGTCCGGAGCCTCGTTCATCATTCGCGAACCGAGCAAGCATCCACGTCTACTTAAGGAAAGCGACTGGCAGGAGTCTGTCGCGGTCGGGGTAGGCAGCGTGCGCGAGCAAATCATCGAGGTCAAAGGTGGTCGCCAGTGGCGGCGTGTCGAACTGAATCTGCAAAACCCCACCGAATCTGGCGACACCACGCTGTTGTTCTGGAGCAACTTGCCCGACTCCATCAGTGCCGAGCAAATCGCCGATTTGTACCGCCGTCGCTGGAGCATCGAAGGGATGTTCCAGCGTCTGGAATCGGTGCTGGACAGCGAAATCGAAACCTTGGGCAACCCTAAGGCCGCCCTGCTGGGATTTGCGTCGGCCGTGTTGGCTTACAACGTCTTGGCCGTGCTCAAGCACAGCGTTGAACAGGCTCATCGCCAGACCCTGCCCGACGATTGGGAAGCATCGATTTTCCACCTGACGGTACAGGTACGCAGCGGTTACGAGGGTATGCAAATAGCCCTGCCAGCAGAACACTCATCCATTCCGATCCCCGCAGGAGGGCTGGCTCAGTATCTGCTTGCACTCGCTCGAAACATCCAGCCCAAAGCGGTCGTCAAGAGTAAACGAGGTCCGAAGGTGCCCAAACCAAAGGAGTGGCTTGAAGGCAAAGCCGCGAATGCCCACGTGTCGACGGATCGGGTGCTCAAGGCCGCTAAAGTCAAAAGACCTTGAAAGGGCTGGCTCTTACAGCGACTCACTTTTCCAAACGCCGAAAAGTAAGCAAAAGGCTTCGCCCCAGCGTACGGCACTTCGCCAAGGCTCAGTGTTCCCTCGCTACGGTATCCATCAGGGGGCATCGCCTACGGTTTGCTTCGCTGCACCTCCTCTCGATGTGTGCGGCTTCGCCG from Pseudomonas sp. S04 encodes the following:
- the trxB gene encoding thioredoxin-disulfide reductase encodes the protein MSDAKHSRLIILGSGPAGYSAAVYAARANLKPVVITGMQAGGQLTTTVEVDNWPGDVEGLTGPALMERMQKHAERFDTQIVYDHIHTAKLQQRPFQLIGDSATYTCDALIIATGASAQYLGLPSEEAFAGKGVSACATCDGFFYRNQVVAVVGGGNTAVEEALYLSNIAREVHLIHRRDKLRSEKILQDKLFEKAANGNIRLHWNQNLDEVLGDASGVTGARLRDSLSGQTRELPLAGVFIAIGHKPNTELFQGQLPMHDGYLRVQGGSEGNATATAIAGVFAAGDVADHVYRQAVTSAGAGCMAALDAEKYLDDN
- the aat gene encoding leucyl/phenylalanyl-tRNA--protein transferase, coding for MLTWLQRDSLNFPPLEKAMREPNGLLAAGGDLSADRLVQAYRHGCFPWFSEGQPILWWSPDPRTVLFPDELHISRSLGKLLRQQRYRVTFDQDFAAVISACAAPRDYADGTWITDAMQDAYRELHARGHAHSVEVWDQDVLVGGLYGLAMGQLFFGESMFSRADNASKVGFASLVQHLREAGFVLIDCQMPTDHLHSLGARSIARREFADYLARHLDQPNRATWVYQATLTPVAYT
- a CDS encoding arginyltransferase, whose product is MTELARLKFYATQPHSCSYLPEEQATTLFLDPSQPMDVHVYADLSEMGFRRSGDHLYRPHCQNCNACVPARIPVAQFTPNRQQKRIFKRNADLQVRPAKPGFSEEYFDLYQRYIEQRHADGDMYPPSRDQFSTFLVRDLPFSRFYEFRLEGRLLAIAVTDLLPNGLSAVYTFYEPAEERRSLGRYAILWQIGEASRLGLDAVYLGYWIKNCKKMNYKTQYRPIELLINQRWVVLN
- the infA gene encoding translation initiation factor IF-1; translated protein: MSKEDSFEMEGTVVDTLPNTMFRVELENGHVVTAHISGKMRKNYIRILTGDKVRVELTPYDLSKGRITYRAR
- a CDS encoding IS4 family transposase; the encoded protein is MTRVILEQAVPATWVDQVFEEHRQRQYPRELLFSTIVELMSLVSLGLRPSLHAAARQMEDLPVSLAALYDKVSRTEPALLRALVTGSAERLAPTIKELGHSAILPGWQLRVVDGNHLPSSEKRLGALRRERGAARPGFSVVVYDPDLDQVVDLQPCEDAYASERVSVLPLLEKACAGQLWMADRLYCTLPVMDACEESGASFIIREPSKHPRLLKESDWQESVAVGVGSVREQIIEVKGGRQWRRVELNLQNPTESGDTTLLFWSNLPDSISAEQIADLYRRRWSIEGMFQRLESVLDSEIETLGNPKAALLGFASAVLAYNVLAVLKHSVEQAHRQTLPDDWEASIFHLTVQVRSGYEGMQIALPAEHSSIPIPAGGLAQYLLALARNIQPKAVVKSKRGPKVPKPKEWLEGKAANAHVSTDRVLKAAKVKRP